A stretch of the Apteryx mantelli isolate bAptMan1 chromosome 3, bAptMan1.hap1, whole genome shotgun sequence genome encodes the following:
- the DYNLT1 gene encoding dynein light chain Tctex-type 1, which yields MDDFQSGEETSFVVDEVSNIIKEAIETAIGGNAYQHSRVNQWTTSVVEQTLSQLTKLGKPFKYIVTCVIMQKNGAGLHTASSCFWDNSSDGNCTVRWENKTMYCIVSAFGLAI from the exons ATGGACGACTTCCAGTCGGGGGAGGAG ACTTCCTTTGTTGTTGATGAAGTTAGTAACATCATAAAAGAG GCCATAGAAACTGCAATTGGTGGCAATGCCTACCAGCACAGCAGAGTGAACCAGTGGACAACAAGCGTGGTGGAACAAACTCTGAGCCAACTCACAAAGCTGGGGAAACCTTTCAAGTATATTG TGACCTGTGTGATTATGCAAAAGAATGGTGCTGGACTACATACAGCAAGCTCTTGCTTCTGGGACAACTCCAGTGATG GAAACTGCACTGTGAGATGGGAAAATAAGACTATGTACTGTATTGTCAGTGCCTTTGGACTTGCAATATAA